ATTTATCTGAATTAAATGACTTAGAGAGAGAAGATAATGAGTATAGTATAAATTTTATAGATTTAGGATTAAATAAACTATTTAATTGTATATAAGATATTTTTAGAAAATAAATTTTTTGATTTGCCACATTTTGTAAAAAAATTGTTGCAATATTATATAGAATGTGATAAAACTATATTAATAAATTAATTAATAATAATGAGCCTAGGGTAGAGGTAGCTATATTCAAGAGTAATCAATAGTAGCTGGTAAGTGTTGATGGTTGATGAAAGGGTCTATAGCCGAAGAAAAGTTGTTGACAAACAAGTTTTCTGGACTTATGCATAATATGCATAAGGCTGTCACTTTTAAAGTGGTGAGCTACAAGGTTACTTGGTCTATGAAGTTCACACGTCCAAAGTATACCTTTGGGCGTTTTTATTTATCAAAATTTAGCTTTAGGGGGAAAAGGCATGAGTATAATTGTCCAAAAATATGGAGGAAGTTCAGTTGCAGATACTGACAAAATAAAGTCAATTGCAGAAAATATAATAGAAAGAAGAAAAGAAAATCCACAAATGGTAATAGTTGTATCTGCTATGGGAAAATCAACAGATGAATATATAAACTTGGCAAAAGAATTGAGTAATGAACCTAGTAAAAGAGAGTTAGATGCTTTAATGTCTACTGGAGAAATGATTTCAGCATCTTTATTATCAATAGCATTAAATGCACTTGGATGTAAAGCTATAAGCTATAATGCTTATCAGTTAAATATAAAAACAAGTGGACTTCATGGAAAATCTCAAATTGATGATATAAATGTAAACAGAATAAAAAATAGTTTAGATGAAGGGAATGTTGTAATAGTAACTGGATTTCAGGGGATCAATGAAGATGGCGATGTAACTACTCTTGGAAGAGGTGGTTCAGACACATCTGCTGTAGCTCTTGCAGTTAAATTAAATGGTAAATGTGAGATATATACAGATGTTGATGGAATTTATTTTACAGACCCAAGAAAATATACAAAGGCAAGTAAACTTGATGAGATTGAATATGAAGAGATGCTTGAATTAGCAAGTTTAGGAGCACAAGTAATGCATTCAAGAAGTATAGAGCTTGCACAAAAGTATGGTGTTGAAATTTATGTTGGACGTACATGTGGTACAGTAAAAGGAACATATATAAGAGGGGGAAAAGACATGAAATTAGAGGATAAAGTAATAACAGGATTAGCTACTAGTGATGATGATAGTTCTATAACAATAAAAGACTTTAAGGTAGAAAATATATCTAGTTTATTTGAAGATATAGCAACTATGGGAATAAGTGTAGATATGATAAGTCAAACTGCACCTATTTTAGATAAAATAAGTGTGTCATTTACAGTTCCAAAAGAAGAATTAGGAGAGTGCAAAAAGATAGTATCTAAATATACAAATGAAGAGAATGTAGTAATTGATAATAATATCACTAAATTCTCTTTAGTAGGTCTTGGTATGAAAAATACTTCTGGAGTTGCTGCTAAAGTATTTAAGATATTTAATGAAAATGGTATAATGGTAAAACTTATAACTACATCAGAAATTCGTATAACTTGTGCCATAAATTCTGATGATAAACAAGTAGCTATTGAGAAAATAGCAGAAGTATTTAATATATAAAATTTAGGGAGGATATTATGAAACTTCATGGAAGTATGACTGTAAAAGATAATGAATTATATATTGGAGGAGTAAGCTGTCTAGAGCTTAGTAAAAAATATCAAACTCCATTATATGTATTTGACGAAGACTTAGCAAGACAAAATTGTAGAGAATATATAAAACATTTTAAAGCTAAAGATGGGAAAAACAAAGTTGCTTATGCAGGGAAGGCGTTTCTACCTCTTTATATGTGTAATCTTATAAATGAAGAAGATATGTGTTTGGATGTAGTTTCAGGAGGGGAACTATATACAGCTCATAAATCAAATTTTCCTATGGAAAAAGTTTTCTTTCATGGAAATAATAAAACAGAAGAAGAAATAAATATGGGATTAGATTTAGGAGTAGGTAAATTTGTAGTAGATAACTTCTATGAGTTAGATTTAATTGAAAAATTATGTGAAGAGAAGGGGAAAACTCAAGAAATATATTTTAGAATAACACCTGGAATAGAAGCTCATACACACGATTATATAAAAACAGGTCAAATAGATTCTAAATTTGGTTTTGCTTTAGTAAATGGAGATTTATTTAGAGCAATAGAAAAATTGAATGATTACACAAATATTAAATTGGTAGGTCTTCATGCTCATATAGGTTCACAAATATTTGATGTAGAACCATACATAGATACAGTAGATATAATGATGAACTTAGTAAAAGAAATAAAAGAAAAGTTTAATATACAGTTGACAGAAATTGACTTAGGTGGAGGCGTAGGTGTTTATTATAGTAAAGGTGATAAACCTAAAACTATAAGAGAATTCTGTGAAACTATAATCACTAAAGCAGAAAATTCTTGCAAAGAACTTGGAATAGAAGTACCTACATTGGTAATAGAACCAGGAAGATCAATAGTTGCAAATGCAGGAAGTACATTGTATACAGTAGGCTCAATAAAAGATATAAAAGATGTTAGAGTTTATGTAAGTGTAGATGGTGGTATGACAGACAATGTAAGACCTTCACTATATCAAGCTAATTATGAATGCAGTATTGTAAATAAGATTAACCATGAAACTATGAATCATGTAACAATAGCTGGTAAATGTTGTGAAAGTGGAGATATATTAATTGGAGATATAGATATAATGGATATAAAAAGTGGAGATGTACTTATAACAACATCAACAGGTGCATATGGATATTCAATGTCTTCAAATTATAATAAAATACCAAGAGCAGCAGTGGTGTCAGTATTTGATGGAAATGACAAGGCAATTTGTAAAAGACAAAGTTATGAAGATTTACTATCTTTAGAAGTCTAGAATAAGAATTAAATATTTAATTTTAAAATAAGTAGATTAGATGATATATCTATAGATTTAAACTAATTTTTAGTTTGTTATAGTTATTCAAGTTATATCTACTTATTTTCTGTTTTATTAACAATTTTCTTGTAATAAATATAAATTATTTTAAAAACTTCCTGATTATGATAAAATTTAAAGTATATGACAAGGAGGGATTTAATGAGAGGAAGAGTAATTTTATTGATATCGATATTATCTATATTTCTTGTAGGATGTTCATTTAATAAAAAAGATGAAATAAGCTCAACAGAACAAGGAAAAATATATTTAGAGAAACATGACTATAAAAAAGCTATGGAAGCATTATCCTCTGCATTAGAAGAAGATAGCACTAATGAAAATGCAAGAGCTATGTATATGCAATCTATGAGAATGTTAAATGTAGATGAGTTTGAAAAAGCTACAAATTATGAGGATGCAATTAAAGAACTTAAGCTTATAGAGAAAATCAAAAATGGATCATCTGTTATTAAAAATGAAGCATCTAAAAAGAAAGAGGAATTGACTAAATTAGAAAAAGAACAGAATGAAGCAGAGGAAGAAAGAAAGAAAAAGGCAAAAGACACAGCTGGAGAAGATAGATATAGAGTGGAATCAGAAGCAAAGAAATCTTCCTATAGTGAAAAAAGTAAAAATAATAAATCTAATTCCAAAAACAAAAATACAACTTCAAATAATAACAAAGATGTAACTGACAACGATTCTTCTGAAAATCAAGAAAAACCAAATACGAGCAATCCAACACCACCTTCATCAGAAAATAGTGGAGGGTCAGATAGTGGTGGAAATTCTCAGAACTTAAATAATCAGTAAATGTAAAGTATTACATATAAGTAATTAAAACTTTGTATCAGAAAATGAAATTAACTCTTAGCATATATTCTTTGCCAAGAGTTAATTTTAGTTTTTGATAGTAATGTAATAGATAATAATTAATTTTTAAAATTATAAAAGACAGGAATTATTGCAATCTCTTATCAATATATTTATCAATAGAAGTTTTTACAACAGCAGCTACAGGTACTGAAAGAAAAACACCTATAAAACCAAAAAGAGATTGTCCTATTAAAATTGCAGAAATTATCCATATAGCTCCTATTCCAACTTGATTGCCCATAACCTTTGGCTCTATGAAATTGCCATCTAGTTGTTGTAATATAAATATAAATACGATAACCCATATAGTTTTTTGTGGACTGTATAAAATTGTCATAGCTATTGGAGGTATAGCTCCAATAAATGGTCCTAAGTAAGGTATTATATTTGCTAAAAATATTATTGAAGCTAAAAATAAAGAATTTTCTATTTGAATGATAAATTGAAATCCTATAAATGCAATTATACCAATAATAAGAGAGTCTAAAATTCTACCAATTAAATAATCATAAAAAATATCATGTGTAGTTCTAAAAAATTCTATAATGTCATCAGCTTTGTTTCTAGCAGTAGAAGAATATAGTAATCTTTTAAATCCTAATGCAATTTTTTCCTTATCATATATAATATATATAGATAATATAAAGCCCATTACCATATTAAATAACATAGATGATATGCTAAGTGTATAGATTAAAAAGTTTTTAGGAATTCTACTAATAAAATTACTAGCTTCTTTTAATGCATTATCTAAGCTATGTTGTATATGAGGGATTAGAGCTTTCAAAAAATCTATGTTTGACATATTTTTTTCTATAAAATTATTTATATAATCAGTGTAGATAGGCATTTCATTTATCAATCTATTTAATGTATTGGCTATTGAAGGTATTAGTAATCTAATACCAAAAGCTAAAATAATACCTATCAATATATAAGATAAAAAAATGGATAAAAGCCTATGTGTTTTAAATTTTATTTCAAAAAGCATTACAAGAGGATTTAAGAGCAAAGCAAGTAAAATAGCTAGTAAAAATGGGCTAAAAAAGCTTAATAATCCTTCAATGCTAGATATAAAATCTGCTGGAGTATTAATAAATTTAAAAAATAAAATTCCAATAAACACGACTATTAAATAATATTTTACATTTTCTTTTGAAATAATAATCACTTCCTTAAAATAGTGTTTAATCAGCTATTACATATTAATAGTATGTGAAAAGAAATTACAATTATTTAGGAAAATTAAATAATTTTTTGGGTTGTTTTTAATTAAGGTCTAGTATAGTATAATAATGTAACAAAATTAACATTAATAAAAATATTAAATAACATATAATTTAAGATAAGAAAGGATTATGTATGAGAATTAATAAATATATAGCTTCTTGTGGAATTGCATCTAGAAGAAAAGCAGAAGAAATTATTCTTGAAGGAAGAATAAAGGTAAATGGAAATATAATAAAAGAACTATCTTTTAATATTGATGAAGAAAAAGATATAGTAGAATTTGATAATAAAAAAGTAAAGCCAAGTGAAAATTATGTCTATATAGTATTGAATAAGCCAGAAGGTTATATAACTACTGTAAAAGATCAGTTTAATAGACCAAGTGTAATAGATATACTAAAAGGTGTAAAGGAAAGAGTATATCCCATAGGAAGGCTAGATTATGAAACAAGTGGGCTTTTGATACTTACTAATGATGGAGATTTAACATATAAACTTACTCATCCAAAACATGAAATTAATAAAACTTATGTAGCAAGTGTAAAAGGAATTATAAATAAGGATGAAATAAGAAATTTTGAAAAAGGACTAAAAATAGAAGATTACACAACAGCACCTGCCAAAATTAAAGTAACCAAGGAAAATAAAGAAAAGAATTATTCTGTATGTGAAATAACAATACATGAAGGAAGAAATAGACAAGTAAGAAAAATGTGTAGGGCTATAAATCATCCAGTTTTAAATTTAAGAAGAATTTCTGTAGGTAAAATAGTATTAAAAGATATAAAAGTTGGCGAATATAGATACTTAACAGAAGATGAAATAAAATATTTAAAATCAATAAAATAACATAAAAATGAAATTAAGTTAATAGTAGGGAGAAATAATATTATGGCATATGCAAAACATTTAACTAAAATTACAGATATAAATAAATTTTATTTAGAAAATATTATTAATAAAGGTGATATAGTAATAGATGCTACCATGGGAAATGGATATGATACAAAGTATTTAGCTGAAAAGGTTGGAGAGGAAGGCTTTGTATATGCCTTTGATATACAAGAAGAAGCTCTAAAATCTACAAGAAAAAAATTGGAAAAAGAAGGATATATAGATAGAGTAAAATTAATACTTGATGGTCATGAAAATATCAATAAATATGTAAAAGAAGAAGTATCATGTGTTTTATTTAATTTGGGATATCTTCCAAGAGCAAAGCATTTAATTATAACTAAACCAGACACAACTTTAAAAGCTATAAGCTACAGCTTAGAAATATTAAAAGAAAATGGAATAATAAGTATTGCTATATATACAGGACATGATGGAGGTCAAGAAGAAAAAGATTGTATATATAATTTTGTAAATAATTTAAATCAAGATGAATTTAATGTTTTAGAATCTAAATTTTTAAATCAAGTCAATAACCCACCACAATTGATTTTAATTGAAAAGAAAAAATCACAATAAACACTAAAAAAAACTTGACAAGATTCTATTAAGAGTTAATATATATATTGTAACCTTTTAAAAATACTTTAAATAATAAGTATATGATAATTTACTTTCAAAGTAAGAGATATGCTTAAATATGCAAAATAAAATATTTAACTTTTAAATGAGTAAAAATTGAAAATTTTAAAAGAAATATTGAATAAATCTTAAAAAATGCAAGGAAAGATGGTATAATAAATTTAATCGAAAATACTATGTGAAGTATAAGGTACAGAAAAGTTAGAATTTTATGAGTTTAAGAAGTTGAGATAAAAACTAAAATAATAAAATTTTTAGAAAAAACAGTAGTAGTGACAAAAAGAAAATAGTTTAGATAACTAAAAGGAGAAAAAGATGGAAGAAACAAATGAAATGAAAGATAGTAAACATTTGATATCAAATATACAATCTCAATATACGAGATTAAGTAAGGGTCAAAAACTTATAGCACAATATATTTTAAATAATTATGACAAAGTTGCATTCATGACTGCGTGCAAATTAGGTGAAACTGTAGGTGTAAGTGAATCTACTGTTGTAAGATTTGCAAATGCTCTAGGCTATAGTGGGTATCCTAAATTACAAGCTGCACTTCAAGAACTCATAAAAAATAAATTAACTACAGTACAAAGAGTTGAAATGGCACATGATTATTCCGATGATTTTGCAATATTGAACAAAGTTTTGAAGAGTGATATAGATAATATAAGATCAACATTAGAAGAAATTGACGAAAAAGCATTTAAAGAAGCGTCTAATAAACTTTTAAGAGCAAGAAAAATATATATACTTGGTATGAGAAGTTCTTTTGTAGTAGCTCAATACCTAGGTTTTTACTTAGATATAATACTTGATAATGTCCATATAATTAGAATGGATATGGGAGATGCTTTTGAACAGATTGTAAGAATAAACGAAGAAGATGTTATAGTTGCAATTAGTTTCCCACGTTATTCAAAAAAATCTTATCAAATTGTAAATTATGCTAAGGAAAAAGGAGCACATGTAATTTCGTTAACAGATAGTTTATTTGCACCAGTAGCAGCCCTTGCAGATAATACTCTTTTGGTTAAGAGTAATATGGCTTCATTTGTAGATTCACTAGTTCCAGCACTTAGTATTTCAAATGCTCTTGCTATATCTGTTGGTATGAAAGAAAAAGAAGATATTAAACAGCACTTCGATGATTTAGAGCAAATCTGGAAGAGATATTCTGTATACGAGTAAAGTTTGTATATAATAAGTATTATTAATTATTAAAAGGCTCAAATATAGCGGTGTTTGAGTAAAAATACTATAAAAAACTGACTGACATTTAACTGACAGTCAGTTTTTTTATTTAAATAACATTTTGCTTAAATTATCAATAAAAAAAGACCCTCAAAAGAGTCTTTCCCGAAAAATCTATATAATTATAATATAGTTATATTTTCTGCTTGAGGACCTCTAGCGCCTTTAACTATATCAAAGCTTACTTTTTGACCTTCTTCTAATGATTTAAATCCTGAAGTTTGTATAGCTGAGAAATGAGCAAATACATCATCTCCACCTTCTATTGATATAAACCCAAATCCTTTTTCGTTATTAAACCATTTCACTATTCCATTATTCATTAAAAATACTCCTATTAACCTATATCAAGATATACTTGATTTAATTGTGTATTACCACAAATATTATTGTATCATAGATTAATAGAAATGTCTACTTAATTATATTTTTTAGTTAACATCTTTGGTTATTATTAATCTTAAAAATCTATTTGAAAGTTTTGTATTAATATATATTAATGCAAAAGTAGATAAAACTAAAAAGGGTTTTCTAGAAAATAAATCTATCTAATTATACTTACTTACCAATACCATAACTTGATGCAAACAAGATTCTACCACATTTTCTCCATACTCTAGTATAAAATCATCTAACTGTGTATCTATAAAATCACAATAGTCATATGAACTGCCAATATAAGCAGTTAACATATGTGTACATCTATCCATTTTATCTCTAAACATATACTATTATCCTCCTAAAAAACTTTAATAAAAACAAAAAGAAAATATCTTTTTGGCAACTGGCTGACATAACTCATAATTTAATTTAGAAGTCTTAGTCCCTATAGCTTTGCGTCACTAAATTTCTCTAGTTTTGCCGATTTAGTTTTATTCTACAACTACAATAATACATTAGAATGAATTACTATTCAACATTCTTGTTTGAAAATTAAATAAATTTAGAAATAGTTTACTTGAATTTTTGAATAATATCTAAAATGATTTAGGACTACTTTAAATTTACTTACTTTCATTAAGGAGAATACTTATTAGAGTATATACATTTAAAGATACAATTTAAATTTACTATTTTGATAATATATAACATATATGGGCAAACTATGTAACAAGATAAAGAGGAGGTATGAACATATGGAAAATTCAATGTTTTGTTATCAATGCGAACAAACTGTTGGGGGGAAAGGATGTACAAAAATAGGGGTTTGTGGTAAGACACCAGAAATAGCAGCACTTCAAGACTTATTAATCTACCAATTAAAAGGTATAAGTTGTTATGCCAAAGTTTTGTTAGATAATAAAGAAAAAATAGATAAAGATATAGTTTCTTTTATAGAAAATAGTCTATTTACAACTTTAACAAATGTCAATTTTGATGGTGATGTACATGAAAATATGCTACGAAAATCACAAGAAATAAAGCAGAGATTAAGAGAAAAAATTAAAGAACCTCTTGTAAACAATGAATATGCTGAATATAATTTAAGTGAAACAAGAAGTCAAATGTTAGAAGATGCTAAAAGAGCTGGAATAATGTTTGATGAAAGTTTAAATCCTGATATACGTTCACTAAGAATGACAATACTTTATGGATTAAAAGGAATAAGTGCTTATGGGCATCAGGCTAGAGAGCTTGGATATTATAATAATCAAGTAGATGAATTTTACTTTAGAGCACTATCAACAATTACAGATGATGATATTTCTTTAGAGAACTTAATAACATTAACTCTTAAGACAGGTGATATGAGTGTTGCTGTAATGCAAAAACTAGATGAAGCTAATACTACTATTTATAAAAATCCAGAACCACATAAGGTAAATGTAAAAATAAAAAAAGGGCCTTTTATAATAGTTTCAGGACATGATTTAAAAGATTTAGAAATGTTACTTAAACAAACCGAAGGAAAAGGAATAAATATATATACTCATGGAGAAATGATTCCTTGCCACGGATATCCAGAGCTGAATAAATATACTCATTTAGTAGGCAACTTTGGAGGAGCATGGCAAGACCAACAGAAGGAATTTGACTCTATACCAGGATGTATACTAATGACAACAAATTGCTTAATGAAACCAAGAGATTCTTATAAAGATAGAATTTTTACAACTAGTGTTGTTGGATGGGATGGAGTAAAATATATAGGTAAAAATAAAGATGGAGAAAAAGATTTTAGTGAAATAATAAATAAAGCATTAGAACTTGGTGGATTTGAAGAAAGTGAAGAACCATATGAAATATTAGTAGGATTTGGGCATAATGCTACATTAAGTAATGCACCTGCAATAGTAGATGCAGTTAAATCTGGAAAGATAAAACATTTTTTTCTTATTGGAGGATGCGATGGTGCAAGGCCTGGAAGAAACTACTATACCGAGTTTGCTAAACAAGTTCCTAAAGATTGTATAATTCTAACACTTGCATGCGGAAAATATAGATTTAATAAGTTAAACTTTGGAGAAGTAGCTGGGTTTCCTAGATTGCTAGATGTTGGTCAATGTAATGATGCTTATTCAGCAGTAAGAATAGCTTTAGCTTTGGCTGATGCATTTGATACAGACGTGAATAGTCTTCCTCTTTCAATAATATTATCATGGTATGAGCAAAAAGCTGTAGCAGATTTATTAGCATTATTATCACTAGATATAAAAAATATTTATTTAGGGCCAAGTTTACCAGCATTTATAAGTCCAAATGTATTGCAGTATTTAGTTGATACATTTAATTTAATACCTATTAGTACACCTGAAAAAGATTTGGCAGCATGTTTAAATGTTCCCGTAAAATAATAAAGAGCATAGATGATAATAAAAAAGAGTGTTTTAGACACTCTTTTCTTAATCATCTTCTACATATTCAAGTATATCACCTGGTTGGCAGTCTAAAGCTTTACAAATCTCATTTAATGTGGTAAATCTAACAGCTTTTGCTTTACCAGTCTTTAAAATTGATAAATTAGCATTTGTAATATCTATTTTTTCAGCCAAATCTTTAAGTGATATTTTTCTTTTTGCCATCATTACATCTAGATTAACTATAATTGCCATAATATCACCTCTATATCGTTAAATCATTATCTTCTTTTATTCTTATAGCTTTATTAAATGTTTCAGCAATTACAAAACACATTAGTGCAAATATAAAAGAGATGACCATAAGTGGTGAAATTCCTCCACTATCAGTTCCAAAGACTCTTATATTACTGGTATTTAAACTATAACCATTGATACATTCAATTATAGTATTTATCAATAAGCAATATCCCATTATTTTAAATCTCTTTACATTTTCAAGTATGAAAGGTGAGTATTTAGTGCTATTAATTATAAAAGTTAGGCATAAGATAACTATGAAATAGTTAGAAAAATACATTATTCTAACAACTAAAATGAATAATTTTTCAAAGTTAAAATCATACAAAAACATAGGTATCATACACATGAATAGTATACCAGATAAACTTAAAATTACTAGTATAAAGTATAAAAATACTGATAGAATGTTGTTGAAAAGTCTTGTAATCATTAAATATCATCTCCTTAATATAACGTATATTATTGATTATAATATAGTATTTATTGTTTTTCAATAATAAATTATTGACACAGGATATAAAAATATTATAATATATATGTAAATAAGAATATTAAGGTGGTAAGTTTATATGAAAAAGAATATAAGTTCTAAAATATTGAATAATATTGTGCTAGTCGGAATAATTTTGACTTTATTATCACTTATTTTAACACCATTAGTACTGACAGCATATTTTAAAAGTGGTATGGGAATTACAAATACAAATATGCCAACTATAATATCCGTAGCTATATATGTATGTGCTATTCCATACGTTGTATCATTGTTTATGTTAAAAAGACTATGTAAGCTAGTGGCAATAAATAATCCATTTTCAAAAGAGATACCTAAAAACTTAAAAAAAATATCCATATGTGCATTTAGTGAAATTTTTATATTCAACTTTGTAGTGATAATATTATATTATTGTTATGATATATACTTATATGCAATTACTATAATACCTGTAGTTATAGTATCCTTTATTTCGTTAGCAATAGGATTTTTAGCTTTAGTTTTATCAATTTTATTCGATAAAGTTATTGAAATAAAAGATGAGAATGATAAAACAATATAATAAATTTAAATATTAATATGTTTACCAAAAACATTTTAGGTTGATTTTATTAGATTTAATTTTACTCAATGCTATAGTAGTAAAACATATTAATAATACATAAGAGAGTAGGTTTTATAGATAATTATAGCTTATTAGTAAAATAAATTAAAATTATACAATGCAGAAAGAAAAAAGATAGATATAATGATTTAATGTTATATCACTCTTTTTTCTTTTTATGTTAATTTGAGTATAAAATACTTTTTCTGTTTTAAGAGTTTTAAAAGTACCTTTTATAGTGATTAATTTATTGTTTACTTGATTATTTTAATGATAATAAGATAAAGTGAATTGATAAAATAGTTATTAAAATTTATGTATAAATAGTAATAATGAAATTATTTTAACTCAAATAAAGTATTTGACCATTCATTTAATACTTTTAATTGCTCTGGTGTATTAAACCAATGTTCGCCGTTTTCTATAACTGTTAAATTACAATTAAAATGGTGTGTAAATTTCTCTACTACACTTAGTTCTGTAAGTTCGTCGCGTTTACCATATAGTATTTTTGTTGGGGTATTCCATTTAGTAATAGGATGTTTTTTGACATATTGCAAATATTCCCATGAAAGTGTATGACCAAATGAAGTTGGAATAATTAGTTCATGTTTAAGTTGTTCTTCTGATACATTTGCCCAAAGCATCATATTAGAAATAAGCTGTTGCATATCGAGAATTGGAGATACAAAAATACATTCGTCCAAATTCTCATTTTCAAAACTTAACATACTAAACCATGCACCAATACTATTTGCATATAATGCAATTTGATTCCAATTAGATTTTGAATATTTCATTATAGTTAAGAGCTCTGGAACAACATTCCATGGGTCAAATGAAATATTTTCTTCTTTACGTTCTCCATGTTTAGGTAAATCAATACTTAAAACCTGCCATCCGTGATTAACAGCAATATTAGCAAAAGTTTCGGCCTCTTCTTTATAACCACATTGTCCATGTATGTAAATATACAATTTGTTTGAAGGATTTCCCAAAAGAATCGAAGGAATTCCATGAATTTGAAAATGTTTCTTTTCCATAAAAATCTCCCCTCAGTTTAAGATATAGTAGCTATTACTATATATATTAAACTATAAAATTACACTGTAATATTCTAATTTAATATAATGCTAATCGAATTAGTTATAATACTAATGTAATTAGTATTATATTAAACTAAAATAAAATTGTCAATATTACTTTTAATATAAAGTGCTTTACAAGTCTTAATTGTTGACGAAGCTAATTAGATTAGTTAAACTAATAAAGTA
This sequence is a window from Clostridioides difficile. Protein-coding genes within it:
- a CDS encoding aspartate kinase, producing the protein MSIIVQKYGGSSVADTDKIKSIAENIIERRKENPQMVIVVSAMGKSTDEYINLAKELSNEPSKRELDALMSTGEMISASLLSIALNALGCKAISYNAYQLNIKTSGLHGKSQIDDINVNRIKNSLDEGNVVIVTGFQGINEDGDVTTLGRGGSDTSAVALAVKLNGKCEIYTDVDGIYFTDPRKYTKASKLDEIEYEEMLELASLGAQVMHSRSIELAQKYGVEIYVGRTCGTVKGTYIRGGKDMKLEDKVITGLATSDDDSSITIKDFKVENISSLFEDIATMGISVDMISQTAPILDKISVSFTVPKEELGECKKIVSKYTNEENVVIDNNITKFSLVGLGMKNTSGVAAKVFKIFNENGIMVKLITTSEIRITCAINSDDKQVAIEKIAEVFNI
- the lysA gene encoding diaminopimelate decarboxylase — encoded protein: MKLHGSMTVKDNELYIGGVSCLELSKKYQTPLYVFDEDLARQNCREYIKHFKAKDGKNKVAYAGKAFLPLYMCNLINEEDMCLDVVSGGELYTAHKSNFPMEKVFFHGNNKTEEEINMGLDLGVGKFVVDNFYELDLIEKLCEEKGKTQEIYFRITPGIEAHTHDYIKTGQIDSKFGFALVNGDLFRAIEKLNDYTNIKLVGLHAHIGSQIFDVEPYIDTVDIMMNLVKEIKEKFNIQLTEIDLGGGVGVYYSKGDKPKTIREFCETIITKAENSCKELGIEVPTLVIEPGRSIVANAGSTLYTVGSIKDIKDVRVYVSVDGGMTDNVRPSLYQANYECSIVNKINHETMNHVTIAGKCCESGDILIGDIDIMDIKSGDVLITTSTGAYGYSMSSNYNKIPRAAVVSVFDGNDKAICKRQSYEDLLSLEV
- a CDS encoding tetratricopeptide repeat protein, translating into MRGRVILLISILSIFLVGCSFNKKDEISSTEQGKIYLEKHDYKKAMEALSSALEEDSTNENARAMYMQSMRMLNVDEFEKATNYEDAIKELKLIEKIKNGSSVIKNEASKKKEELTKLEKEQNEAEEERKKKAKDTAGEDRYRVESEAKKSSYSEKSKNNKSNSKNKNTTSNNNKDVTDNDSSENQEKPNTSNPTPPSSENSGGSDSGGNSQNLNNQ
- a CDS encoding AI-2E family transporter, which encodes MIIISKENVKYYLIVVFIGILFFKFINTPADFISSIEGLLSFFSPFLLAILLALLLNPLVMLFEIKFKTHRLLSIFLSYILIGIILAFGIRLLIPSIANTLNRLINEMPIYTDYINNFIEKNMSNIDFLKALIPHIQHSLDNALKEASNFISRIPKNFLIYTLSISSMLFNMVMGFILSIYIIYDKEKIALGFKRLLYSSTARNKADDIIEFFRTTHDIFYDYLIGRILDSLIIGIIAFIGFQFIIQIENSLFLASIIFLANIIPYLGPFIGAIPPIAMTILYSPQKTIWVIVFIFILQQLDGNFIEPKVMGNQVGIGAIWIISAILIGQSLFGFIGVFLSVPVAAVVKTSIDKYIDKRLQ
- a CDS encoding rRNA pseudouridine synthase, whose amino-acid sequence is MRINKYIASCGIASRRKAEEIILEGRIKVNGNIIKELSFNIDEEKDIVEFDNKKVKPSENYVYIVLNKPEGYITTVKDQFNRPSVIDILKGVKERVYPIGRLDYETSGLLILTNDGDLTYKLTHPKHEINKTYVASVKGIINKDEIRNFEKGLKIEDYTTAPAKIKVTKENKEKNYSVCEITIHEGRNRQVRKMCRAINHPVLNLRRISVGKIVLKDIKVGEYRYLTEDEIKYLKSIK
- a CDS encoding methyltransferase domain-containing protein, yielding MAYAKHLTKITDINKFYLENIINKGDIVIDATMGNGYDTKYLAEKVGEEGFVYAFDIQEEALKSTRKKLEKEGYIDRVKLILDGHENINKYVKEEVSCVLFNLGYLPRAKHLIITKPDTTLKAISYSLEILKENGIISIAIYTGHDGGQEEKDCIYNFVNNLNQDEFNVLESKFLNQVNNPPQLILIEKKKSQ
- a CDS encoding MurR/RpiR family transcriptional regulator, producing MEETNEMKDSKHLISNIQSQYTRLSKGQKLIAQYILNNYDKVAFMTACKLGETVGVSESTVVRFANALGYSGYPKLQAALQELIKNKLTTVQRVEMAHDYSDDFAILNKVLKSDIDNIRSTLEEIDEKAFKEASNKLLRARKIYILGMRSSFVVAQYLGFYLDIILDNVHIIRMDMGDAFEQIVRINEEDVIVAISFPRYSKKSYQIVNYAKEKGAHVISLTDSLFAPVAALADNTLLVKSNMASFVDSLVPALSISNALAISVGMKEKEDIKQHFDDLEQIWKRYSVYE
- a CDS encoding cold-shock protein — encoded protein: MNNGIVKWFNNEKGFGFISIEGGDDVFAHFSAIQTSGFKSLEEGQKVSFDIVKGARGPQAENITIL